AATCGGGCGCGAATAATTCAGAATGGAGAAAGTGAGTCTTTTGAAAACAATGTAACTCCGATCGAAAAAAGAATTTTATCAAGAAATTTGATAATGCTACATAGGATACTTTTTAAGAGCATAAGATATTTgagatgaaaaattaaaatttacatgTTGAGTTGGTATAAAATccaaatgaatggagaagataAATTTATGTTAACAACCTGATCTATTAGTTCGTGTAATCAGGCCTAATATTTTGAGATTAAAGCTTTGACAATGCTCTCACAGTTGTTCAACTACTATTCCTATATACTAGTTCTAGGTATGTATGGATCAGGATTTTACAGGAAAATGCCAACACAAGAGTTTCTCGTCTTTTtctttctcaaaaataatagtattttAGAAAACCAACAAGTGAAGGTGCTCCCATTATTATAGAATATGCAACTAAAAAATATACGCAATTAAAAAAAGCTTCTACATACATTTATTCGAACAGGATGAAAATTAGTAAAACAAAACGAACCAAAACTTGGAAAGATTCATTCTAATCATTTGCACATCCAAACCACACAGCCTGTGTCCTGTCTGCATCGAACAGCTACTCATCTTCATCTGCAACAGCAAGAAAGCAAATCAAGTGATATGCATGCTAATAGTACTTGATTCCAATTTCTTTCTCATCTTTCTACTAcataaaaacagaaaatgatTCAGGACCCGTAGGGCTATGTATGATCAGCTAAAAGAGAACGTATTGAGCATTTAAAACGTGGATTGACGCATAATTCTGCCCTTAACTCACAACTTCATACCAATTTGAATGAAATATATAATGCTAGGGCTACCATAACACATAAAAGAATTAGCATAGTGGTGAAGATACCATTTGACTCATGACTACAACTAGACTAGTAGAGAATTCTGTTTAATTTCCATTTCCTGATAGTTATTGTAATTTCTTGTCAAGATATAATCCCTCTTTCACACAGTATTATCAAAATTTATGTTAGAATATTAGCGCATGCTAGCCAGTAGTCACAGAGTCAATCAGCAGATATTTTATGGAATCGGCTCATCTCACAGTTAACCAGGAAGGATATTATCTATTGACCAGTTACCTTAAGCAAGGGGAGGCAACGGCCCTATAACAAGAAAGGCTTCTCCACTTCTCTATGCTTCCCAAGAACGTACCTAACAGGCTTACAGCTGCGCTATGAGTTGTCTCAAGATAATGTCCCTCAAAAATTTCATTAAGATTTTGTACCCATATTGAATTATCAACAATTAGACGTGGATATGGACTCATTAGTACCAGTGTcagattttcaatatttagaGATGAGTATGGACACTATAATTCACTTTGCACCAATGAGGTAAATTCTATAAAATAGCATAGTTTAGCACCAATAAGGCAATGCCTGAGTTCAAGACTCCGAGTAACGTAGTCAAGAAGTAAAACAACAATCTTGGATCATAATGAAATTCAGATACATGTGTTGCTATTCAACCCTACGCTATTcagtaaatgaaataaaaaacttCCAAACATTCAACCTATGTTGCAGGCTTGCAGCATACTGTAGCAAATGAACGCAGATtacaaaacaatattcataacTCCAATGCCCTTTCATTCGTAACGTAGACTCCAACCTACGCGCAGTTTAGAAGGTCAGATATCCACAACTTTAAGCTTACATAGAAAAGTTTATATTCGCTTGACCCTTGAGAGGGAGGTTCAACAAAATAGCTCCAGCCCACAGAACATCTATCAGAAATTAGAATCCTGTGTAGTTATCAATACTAAGTTCTTTGGTAGTCATACAGTGTAAACTCCCaaccatttgatataactttcATGTCTACCAATGATACAAGTAATATACATATAAGCTCGCATCCTCAGGGAAATCCTGAAGAACAAAAATATCAAGTATTTTACAATAAAATCACTGCATGGAATCCTTTGCTAGTGAGCTACAAGTTGCCAATTCAATTGAATGTTAAAAGCAGACATTGATTCTGTTGCAACAAGACTTTAAAACGCTATATGTAAAAGTAATCTGAATAAAAAATTCCATTTTCTCATGCCTTCTACCCCCACACTCTCCTTATAAGAGCATATTCCCCCCTTTTCATTTTGCCTTTAACTTACTTTCTGCTTGCCTCTTGGCTCTTCCACAAGCCTTCTCTCAACTGATACGAGCCTTGTTTCTAATGATGTCCCTCTATCTGATTGCTATAATACTTCTCCTACAAGCTAAAACTAACCTACTAATTATGCATTACCAGACGTTAGTATGTGACCTTCCCTCTAACCGTTTGTTGGATTTGATGATTAATATCATAATCCAAGCATAGGGGGATTCCCATTTTCTGTATGTTTAACAAAGGATGGAAAATAATTCTTACAATTGTGAAATAATAATGTGAAGGAAAGAATAAAGCAATTCGTTTACAAGACTGCCATATTTCCATCCCTAATTCTTACCAAACAAGAGAAAACAAAGTTCGAAAACTAAATTCAGTTTAAACATTATATGCAATGAATAAATGACAGACAAATGAATTTCGAATAGTTACAGGAGTATCAGCCCTCTTATTGTTAAAAAAGAAATGATCACTCTAACAcacaaatcatattcaaaaccCCAACAAAATGACGAATACCCAAACGGCCAAACTTAACCAAAAGAATTCATTAAGAATATGTCAAATAATTAAGATACgaaaaaattagggttataCTCACCCATATAGCGTCGCTCATTGGCAGCTTTAGCCTTTTCAAGCATCTTATCAAGGTCTTCTTGAAGCTTGGCATCCCATTTCACCAGCTGATTTACAAAAACAGCACCCAATCCCATTCCCAGTACATGCTCCCAAGGATCTAACATTCAAAATTAGGGATTTCATCAAATCGAAAGTTCATTAAAGAGAATTGTATGAAATTAGAAGAACGAGATGAATCCGTTGAGAGAAAGCAGACTTACGACGCATGTAAGGAAGCTTACGAAGAGCGTTTGAATACATCTGAGTGCCCAGTCCTAGAAGAGCTCCGATTACTGTCGCACTCAACGCCATTTCCTTCGTCAACGATTCTTCTCCAAGTTCTAGGGCACGTTGACGTAATTAATTTCCACTCTGCAAATAAGATCCTGAAGTTGGGAGACTGCCGGAAAATGGAAATGGACCGTTCTTCGAAAAAAATTCTTTTATGCTCGGTCCGACCCTTTTGCGTATTGCAAAACCTCTTTTTTTTTACGATTTTATTACAATAATTTAACTCATTGATTAATTTTagaggtatttgcctagagtaaacttagaTAGTCTATTAATCTGCTATAGTAAGTAATTCACCAaacaataaattgaaaattaatgtaaaattagagaaaaattttaaaaatttacataaaaaactttgaatgaaaaaaaatcagaaatttttttgaacatttttttttttcgactaactattttaattaatcttttttaaaaaaataaaacttgctatagtaaGTTAATGGGTTAGCTAATTTCATTCCAGGCAAATACctctaaaattgaaattatttatagttaatcaataagtaagattattataagaaaatgatgaagatattgaattattttagaatATTACAAAGTTTACAAATCAATCAAACAAGTCTAAGTAAACTAGCTAACTAGTAACGACCAATCACTAAAATCCTTCTTGGTTCTTGGAGGCTAAATCTCACAATGGAATAGAAAAAGTTATGATTTACCTGAGTTTGAAGGATTCATTCAACCAGACATTCAGTATGAATAGTAATTATAGTACTATCTATTCTCAACTATTCTAATCCACAAACTACTACTatcatattataattattgcatactactatatatttaattgaaaaaaagtatttttatcAAGTGGGACAAATTATTAGGAGTgctattatatttttcattaaattcaATTACAAGACATAATTCTTTTTATACTCTTTTatgttcattattattatcctatttatttttttacacatttgtCAATACATATATtcaatcataaaatatatttaattaaaaaaaaatattaatgttaaaTAAATATACTTAATCCAGACGAATCAAGTAAAacctcacttgactacgttttaaattaaatacttcttttgtttttttttacttataagGACACTTTTACATCCCTCAAATGTCTTACATCTTGAGAGTAATTAATCAAGTATAAAAAACCAGACGAGAACATATTGATAAGAGAAAGTCTTGTATAACTTTATCCTAATAATTCTAATGTACACCAACtttaaatgatattaaaatGGTAACGACCTGTTTGATAATCGGTACTAAGTGgtgaaaataataatgtaaaattattctAATTTTGATAGGAATATCTTATGACAAATTTAATGACCATACCTATTCTCATTcaagaactttattttcttcataaaattaattccaatgcattatcatttgaacatgtggtattaAATGTCAATGAAAAATTCtgaacaaaaaaattgtttatgatcaaactttcattaccatgagaatgacatgatacatatcatgaaaatttacatcataaatcattctcattaacACCAATTAGTACCGTTAACCAAACAGCCCTTAAATATTTTTACTTCATAAGTACTACCTTCTTTCCAAAATACTTGtaccgttttttttttttacgtggtccttaatttaattcttaatatctataattagAGGTATTCATTCGAGTGATCGGGTCGATTTCGGACCagtgtcattcggttcagtt
The Amaranthus tricolor cultivar Red isolate AtriRed21 chromosome 11, ASM2621246v1, whole genome shotgun sequence DNA segment above includes these coding regions:
- the LOC130827681 gene encoding uncharacterized protein LOC130827681 — its product is MALSATVIGALLGLGTQMYSNALRKLPYMRHPWEHVLGMGLGAVFVNQLVKWDAKLQEDLDKMLEKAKAANERRYMDEDE